The following are encoded together in the Triticum dicoccoides isolate Atlit2015 ecotype Zavitan chromosome 6B, WEW_v2.0, whole genome shotgun sequence genome:
- the LOC119321688 gene encoding BTB/POZ and MATH domain-containing protein 2-like — protein sequence MSSFAGVSVLDGGKLCPSTKTFVKTSSACGYHLLVVQGYAQTKKETPAGRCIASRDFGVGGHRWSIAYYPNGENVNCAEFVSLYVCRLNCDEKHVEAKFEFSFIDEVEWQNQVCIRGTKTYSFPSDAPSWGHSRFMKIDALERSMNLEEDDCFTVRCDIMVCDNTEDDASGTELVLVPDIHHNLNNLLGSKVGADVTFEVDGATFAAHRCVLAAQSKVFMAQLFGPMKEGTSTSGVIHIQDMEATVFKALLNFIYTDSFLNMDDDIMEDGEMSEAMEEGQEEEPAIEGEKWLQWLQDLLVAADRYDVQRLKFICEKQLSEHISVGSVMSTLSLAEQHHCQGLKQACFKFIQVQSPSCLQTVMASNGWDHVCTTYPSVLKELFAMLASKHQKH from the coding sequence ATGTCGTCGTTTGCCGGCGTATCCGTCTTGGACGGCGGCAAGCTGTGCCCCTCCACCAAGACCTTTGTCAAGACCAGCTCGGCCTGCGGATACCACCTGCTTGTTGTCCAAGGTTACGCTCAAACCAAGAAGGAGACACCCGCTGGTCGGTGCATCGCCTCTCGTGATTTCGGGGTAGGAGGCCATCGCTGGTCCATCGCGTACTATCCTAACGGCGAAAACGTGAATTGTGCCGAGTTTGTTTCTCTCTATGTTTGCCGTCTCAACTGCGACGAAAAGCATGTGGAAGCCAAGTTTGAATTTAGTTTCATCGATGAGGTTGAGTGGCAGAATCAAGTGTGCATTCGTGGGACGAAAACATACAGCTTCCCCTCCGATGCCCCTTCTTGGGGCCACTCCAGGtttatgaaaatagatgcccttgaaCGATCAATGAATCTAGAGGAGGATGATTGCTTCACCGTCCGGTGTGACATCATGGTCTGCGACAACACCGAGGATGATGCTAGTGGCACCGAGCTGGTGCTCGTGCCTGATATACACCACAACCTTAACAATCTCCTTGGCAGTAAGGTGGGTGCCGATGTGACGTTCGAGGTCGACGGTGCAACGTTTGCTGCGCACCGATGCGTGCTTGCTGCCCAATCTAAAGTCTTCATGGCGCAACTCTTTGGCCCAATGAAGGAGGGCACTTCCACATCCGGTGTCATACATATCCAAGACATGGAGGCAACAGTGTTCAAGGCTTTGCTTAACTTTATCTACACAGACTCATTCCTTAACATGGACGACGATATCATGGAGGATGGTGAAATGTCAGAAGCTatggaagaaggacaagaagaggaGCCGGCCATAGAGGGTGAAAAGTGGCTGCAATGGCTCCAAGACTTGTTGGTAGCGGCAGACAGATATGACGTCCAACGGCTCAAGTTCATCTGTGAAAAGCAGTTGTCTGAACACATAAGTGTGGGCTCGGTGATGTCCACTCTTTCTCTAGCCGAGCAGCACCACTGCCAAGGATTGAAGCAGGCATGCTTCAAGTTTATCCAAGTCCAGTCCCCCTCGTGTTTGCAAACAGTAATGGCATCTAATGGTTGGGATCACGTCTGTACGACCTATCCCTCAGTTTTGAAGGAGCTCTTTGCCATGCTTGCTTCAAAGCACCAGAAGCACTAA